The DNA window GATGGTGATCTCGTGGCGGAGTTGAGCTTTCGGGTTCGGTAGCGCGTGGCGGTGGTTCTTCACCGCCACCATGGCCATGTGCTCACGGGTGGCGGGCGATTCGTGCAGATATCGAGTGACGTGCAGGGCGAAGTTCGCCGGGGCGATCAGGCCGAGCGGGTAGTCCCAGGCCATATCGCGGGTCATGCCCGCCCACTCCCAGAAGGTGTCCTTGCTGGCCGATTCGCGCACCTTGTCGGCGCCGACGACCAGTGCGACGTCGAACGCGCCCGACGCGATCCCATAGAGCGCGTTGCGGACCGCGTCATTGCCGGTGGCGCAGGCGTTTTCGACCCGGGTGACCGGGATGTCGAGCAGACCGCAGCTATCGGCCAGGATTCCGGAGGGAAATCCGTCGGACGTGGACAGCTCACCGAACCACGCCGCCTGGATATCGGCCTTGGCGACCCCCTTGTCCACGCTCGCGGCGCATTCGGCGAACGCCATCGGCACCAAATCCTTGATACCCAGCCCGAAGTGCTCGCCGAACGATGTCATGCCCGCGCCGACGATCGCGACCTTTCTCATGCGACTTCCTCCTGTGTGGTCTCAGCGGTTTCCGGACGAAAGGCGTATCCGTAGTCGGGTATCCCGGAGCGGATCGCCACGCGGCGCAGCACGAGATGGCCCCGATCGCCGATCGCGACTGAACCCGGTTCCGCTCCGGTGATTTTGACCAGCGCCCGGACATCGACGTCGTCCAATTCGACGATGACCAGTGAATACGGGCTGTCCAGGCCGGGCACCGGCACGTGCACGGTGGCGACGGTATAAATCGTTCCGGTGCGTGGCAGAGGGACGAGTTCGGCGCCGGCGATCAGGCGACCGTTGTCGTCGACCCGGAGCCGGGGCGGGAAGTCCAGCTCGCCGGTGCTCGGATCGCGGGATGCCTGCCATCGCAGCTTGGCGGAGAACGCCCGGTCGTAGGCGGCCAGCGAGATCGGGATCTCGGGTCCCGCGGCCCGAACGGCCTTCGGTACCGGGCGAAGGGCCGGCTCGTTCCGGTGCACCGGCGCCGATCCGGAGTCCACCGCCAAACCGGTGACACTAGCCTGCTCCACGCCGAGAAGTGGTCCGCGCGTAGCAGTCTCGGACATCCAGGCCAAAGCGAACAAGGCGGCGCTTGCTCCGGTTGTCGGCAGCTGTGGCGCGGTGCCGTCGCACAGCGCCGCGGCCAGCTTGTGGTCGACTCCGGCCACCACCCGTGGTTTGTCGGTGGTGGCGGTGCGCAGCGATTCCAGCACTCCGCGCTCGCGCAGCAGCCGGGGGTCGCCGTAATCGTGCACGGCGCCGGAGCCGTCACGAGTGCGTGCGGGCAGGCTCCGGGCCAGTCGCGCGATCGGGCGGATGGCCAGTCCGGTCTCACCGACCAGCGCCGCCGCGGCACCCGCGGGCGCCAGGTCGACGGCGATGACGAGGGTGTGGGCACGGGCGCCGGCGATCGCGTCCAGGGAGGTGGGCGCGCCGCCGAGGCGCTCGATGACTTCGATGTCCGGGTCCAGGCCGAGACCGGCCAGTAGCACCGCCGCGCTACCACCCTCGAGCAGTGGAATATCCCTGGTAATCAGCACGACTCGCGCGACTGCCGCGCCCTCCGGCCGGGCCGAGCGTCCTGCCTCGACGGCCAGTGTCACCGCGTCCTCGTCGGCCGCTGCTACTCGTCCGCGCGTGGATCCGCACGGCGGCAGGTAGGTGCCCAGTGAACTGATGAAACTCATCGCACAACCTCAGTTCCGCGGGACGCTTCGCCGCGCCCCGATCCAGAGTCGCTTATTTAGATAACTATTTATACTACATTGAACCGGGCGTCATATGCGGGTTCGGCAGTGGATCGCGGCGGAGGTCGGCGACCCGCGATTTCCTGGGCTTGCTCGGCGAGAGGGTGTGGTGTGGCACATATCACGGCAGCTGGCTCAGGAACAAAGAATATGATTAAGTACAATGAGTTATCTAATTCTGGTGGACTTGAGCTAGAGTCGATGTTGATCGGAAGTGCGCCGCATGTGGGCGAACCGTGGAACAGCACGTGAATCGAGCCGGGATCGGCGAGGCCCGGTGCGGCCGCCGAAGCAGGCCCCGGGATGGCACTCGGTTGAGCACTGCCGCGTACGTCTAGTGGGCGCCGGGCTGCTGTTGGAGTTCCGTGCGACCATGGATCAGGGGCGAAATTTCGCGGAGGCGGTTCGGTGCTGGCCGTCGGGTCTGCGCGTCTTGGTCGACTACGAGGTACGCCCCGACCTTCCCGCGCTGCCGTGCGGCAGACTCTGGGACTGAGGGGGCCGGTGGCAGCGGCGTCCGCCGCGCGCGACA is part of the Nocardia sp. NBC_00565 genome and encodes:
- a CDS encoding OB-fold domain-containing protein, with protein sequence MSFISSLGTYLPPCGSTRGRVAAADEDAVTLAVEAGRSARPEGAAVARVVLITRDIPLLEGGSAAVLLAGLGLDPDIEVIERLGGAPTSLDAIAGARAHTLVIAVDLAPAGAAAALVGETGLAIRPIARLARSLPARTRDGSGAVHDYGDPRLLRERGVLESLRTATTDKPRVVAGVDHKLAAALCDGTAPQLPTTGASAALFALAWMSETATRGPLLGVEQASVTGLAVDSGSAPVHRNEPALRPVPKAVRAAGPEIPISLAAYDRAFSAKLRWQASRDPSTGELDFPPRLRVDDNGRLIAGAELVPLPRTGTIYTVATVHVPVPGLDSPYSLVIVELDDVDVRALVKITGAEPGSVAIGDRGHLVLRRVAIRSGIPDYGYAFRPETAETTQEEVA